One Phycisphaeraceae bacterium DNA window includes the following coding sequences:
- the tmk gene encoding dTMP kinase produces the protein MSSGPATLAWLHALRGRFVVFDGPDGSGKSTQMQRFIALCREHGLPVTDVREPGGTPIGERIRGVLLDPAHTEMTVRCEMLLYMASRAQLVHERIEPALSRGDFVLSDRFVSSTLAYQGTAGGLSEQEIRQVAQVAVGSHMPDLVIIFDVDEVTSARRLSPLLDRMEQKGLDFHRRVRGGYLAQVERDPGHHLVIDASREPDEVFAALVAALGRYAASHWSRAVGHGVR, from the coding sequence GTGAGCAGCGGACCCGCCACTCTTGCCTGGCTTCATGCATTGCGCGGTCGCTTCGTGGTCTTCGACGGTCCCGATGGCAGCGGCAAGAGCACGCAGATGCAGCGCTTCATTGCCCTCTGCCGCGAGCACGGGCTTCCCGTCACCGATGTCCGCGAGCCCGGCGGAACGCCGATCGGTGAGCGCATTCGCGGCGTGCTCCTCGACCCCGCGCACACCGAAATGACGGTCCGATGCGAAATGCTGCTCTACATGGCGAGCCGCGCCCAACTTGTGCATGAGCGCATCGAGCCCGCCCTGTCGCGCGGAGACTTCGTTCTCTCCGATCGCTTTGTCAGCAGCACGCTCGCCTATCAGGGCACGGCAGGCGGCCTCTCCGAACAGGAGATCCGGCAGGTCGCGCAGGTCGCCGTCGGCTCGCACATGCCGGACCTGGTGATCATCTTCGATGTCGATGAAGTGACGAGCGCTCGGCGCCTCTCCCCGCTGCTCGATCGCATGGAGCAGAAGGGGCTCGACTTTCATCGGCGGGTGCGCGGCGGCTATCTCGCCCAAGTGGAGCGCGACCCCGGTCATCATCTCGTGATTGACGCGAGTCGCGAGCCCGACGAGGTCTTCGCCGCACTCGTCGCGGCGCTCGGCAGATACGCAGCGTCGCACTGGAGCCGTGCAGTCGGCCACGGTGTCCGCTAG
- a CDS encoding DUF1656 domain-containing protein, with the protein MLPQRGGRVLDSREAVDCLAVMAPSLANMRARRAALAVALMAPWLAGCDPIFSISGAFFPAWLLCMVGGLIAAVLIREVIARVGIEPHIGPRLLMYSALYLACTCTLWLLFFAR; encoded by the coding sequence ATGCTGCCGCAGCGAGGCGGCCGAGTGCTCGACTCGCGCGAAGCCGTAGACTGCCTCGCCGTGATGGCGCCTTCGCTTGCGAACATGCGTGCTCGGCGAGCGGCGCTCGCGGTGGCGCTGATGGCGCCGTGGCTTGCAGGCTGCGACCCGATCTTCTCGATTTCCGGCGCGTTCTTCCCCGCGTGGCTCCTCTGCATGGTCGGCGGGTTGATCGCGGCAGTCCTCATTCGAGAGGTGATTGCGCGGGTCGGCATCGAGCCGCACATCGGACCACGCCTTCTTATGTATTCCGCCCTCTATCTGGCGTGCACCTGCACCCTCTGGCTTCTCTTCTTTGCTCGATAG
- a CDS encoding efflux RND transporter periplasmic adaptor subunit — protein sequence MAPPAQASTTPTAAPRRAGVVRRSAGALVGGAILLWCAWSVLMVFVVLDRRPRTDDANVTAHLVGVAARVPGYVSRVAVVDNQEVKQGDLLIEIDARPFELALADAKARLALTELEVAESADLIRAAQATIEARQAEREYAAQYLARIEPLLARQFVTPDQVDEARRNLRVAEAKIAEAVAELRRAESALGQLGDVNVRIAAAVAAVERAQLDLDYCVIRSPVDGFVTNMALSPGRFVHPGDELFALVDTSQWFVVANFIETEIERVQPGAEVEVWLMAYPGRRFKGTVQGLAWAVKPSWTRESGLVPAPDPTLDWVRLAQRFPVRIILEPFNPDAPYRMGATATAIINTEKRRPVPRWVERVTPGWLRGVPLMPEERPPGSDL from the coding sequence ATGGCTCCGCCGGCACAAGCCTCGACCACACCAACCGCTGCGCCGCGACGGGCGGGCGTCGTGCGTCGCAGCGCCGGGGCGCTGGTCGGCGGGGCCATTCTGCTCTGGTGCGCATGGTCGGTCCTGATGGTGTTCGTCGTGCTCGACCGGCGACCAAGGACCGATGACGCCAATGTCACGGCACACTTGGTCGGCGTTGCCGCGCGGGTGCCCGGCTATGTCTCGCGGGTCGCGGTCGTCGACAACCAGGAAGTGAAGCAGGGCGACCTGCTCATCGAGATCGATGCAAGGCCCTTTGAACTCGCGCTCGCTGACGCGAAGGCGCGGCTCGCGCTAACCGAGCTCGAAGTGGCAGAGAGCGCCGATCTCATTCGTGCCGCGCAGGCGACCATCGAGGCGCGCCAGGCGGAGCGCGAGTACGCCGCCCAGTATCTCGCTCGCATCGAACCGCTGCTTGCCCGCCAGTTCGTCACTCCCGATCAGGTCGATGAGGCCAGGCGCAACCTCCGGGTCGCAGAGGCGAAGATTGCCGAAGCGGTGGCGGAGTTGCGGCGTGCGGAGAGCGCGCTTGGCCAGCTTGGCGATGTGAATGTCCGCATCGCCGCGGCGGTGGCCGCCGTGGAGCGGGCGCAGCTTGATCTTGACTACTGCGTGATCCGATCGCCCGTCGATGGCTTCGTGACGAACATGGCGCTCTCACCCGGGCGCTTTGTCCACCCGGGCGATGAGCTCTTCGCGCTGGTCGACACGAGCCAGTGGTTCGTGGTGGCGAATTTCATCGAGACGGAGATCGAAAGAGTGCAGCCGGGCGCGGAGGTCGAAGTCTGGCTCATGGCCTACCCTGGCCGCCGCTTCAAGGGCACGGTGCAGGGGCTCGCGTGGGCGGTGAAACCGTCGTGGACCCGCGAGTCGGGATTGGTTCCCGCGCCAGACCCGACGCTCGACTGGGTGCGCCTCGCGCAGCGCTTCCCGGTGCGCATCATTCTCGAACCCTTCAACCCCGATGCGCCCTATCGCATGGGCGCGACCGCCACCGCCATCATCAACACCGAGAAGCGTCGGCCCGTGCCCCGCTGGGTTGAGCGCGTCACCCCCGGCTGGTTGAGGGGTGTTCCGCTCATGCCGGAGGAGCGCCCACCCGGGAGCGATCTCTGA
- a CDS encoding RidA family protein, whose translation MHEQGVFSTQAPEPVGPYPHARRAGDFLFVSGIGPRTRGRSEIPGVTLGTDGTVVDHDIEVQCRSCFENLRSVLRDAGVPWECIVDVTTFLTHMKRDFAAYNRVYAEFFAGPGNPNPARTTVEVTSLPTPIAIEVKVVAFLGKR comes from the coding sequence ATGCATGAGCAGGGCGTCTTTTCGACGCAAGCCCCCGAGCCGGTCGGTCCCTATCCGCACGCGCGACGCGCCGGCGATTTCCTCTTTGTCTCCGGCATCGGACCTCGCACGCGAGGCCGCAGCGAGATTCCCGGCGTCACGCTTGGAACCGATGGCACGGTCGTCGACCACGACATCGAGGTCCAGTGTCGAAGCTGCTTCGAGAACCTTCGATCGGTCCTTCGAGATGCGGGTGTGCCCTGGGAGTGCATCGTCGATGTCACGACCTTCCTCACGCACATGAAGCGCGACTTCGCCGCCTACAACCGCGTCTACGCTGAGTTCTTCGCGGGGCCGGGCAATCCGAATCCCGCTCGCACCACCGTCGAAGTCACATCTCTCCCCACACCCATCGCCATTGAAGTCAAGGTGGTGGCATTCCTCGGTAAGCGTTAG
- a CDS encoding TolC family protein — MRPMRGGSVRALVLLILLAGVHTACESRRLFDPDTLYTSPDPAQPWRPSSALAGAGDSTREPGWLRRRTGTEFVAAPSAIAAPRQAQRSDDSEGNETGRGAGEHGATLAELVDYALANNPATRAAWERARGAEARMGMVESRYFPQLNAVGIGGQLQNSSASTEGQEIIRGPIVGGALELTWVLLDFGRRDAASAAAAHALVSANFEFNRTIQTIVYKVQKAYFDLDAKLALEETARQNLETAVTQSEAVEERLKVGLATLPDHLQSKQRVSRARFDLEAARSDSISARAVLAREIGLPAEAWITIEPLRDLPIPAGLDVGVDQLVEESMFTRPDVRAKLARVRQADARVREAEAAFAPTISFAGMVGGAYRDYSVSTQPGAPFPPLDRRYTAGLPDYFLGLRASWLLFDGFERDFALRLANAERRAATAELESLRLEISSEVWASYFELRAARVQLQFGEALLTASQEAYDSVFQSYVQGLRTVTDLLQAESDLFTARSTLVRARADLLAAGVRLSYALGDDPRTPR; from the coding sequence ATGCGTCCGATGCGTGGTGGCTCGGTTCGTGCGCTGGTGCTCCTGATCCTGCTCGCTGGAGTGCACACGGCCTGCGAGTCGCGGAGACTGTTCGATCCCGACACGCTCTACACCAGTCCCGATCCGGCGCAACCGTGGCGGCCGTCATCGGCTCTCGCCGGCGCCGGCGATTCGACCCGGGAGCCCGGATGGTTGAGGCGTCGAACCGGGACAGAGTTCGTGGCCGCACCGTCGGCCATTGCCGCACCGCGTCAGGCGCAGCGCTCGGATGACTCCGAGGGCAACGAGACAGGGCGTGGTGCCGGGGAGCATGGCGCCACCCTGGCCGAGTTGGTCGACTATGCGCTGGCGAACAACCCTGCCACGCGGGCCGCGTGGGAGCGCGCCCGGGGCGCGGAGGCTCGCATGGGCATGGTGGAGAGTCGCTACTTCCCGCAGTTGAACGCGGTGGGCATAGGCGGGCAGCTTCAAAATTCATCGGCCAGCACCGAGGGCCAGGAGATCATTCGAGGCCCGATCGTTGGCGGGGCGCTTGAGCTCACCTGGGTGCTCCTCGACTTCGGTCGTCGCGATGCCGCGAGCGCCGCCGCCGCGCATGCGCTCGTGTCGGCGAACTTCGAGTTCAATCGGACCATCCAGACCATCGTCTACAAGGTCCAGAAGGCGTACTTCGATCTCGACGCCAAGCTTGCGCTCGAAGAGACCGCTCGACAGAATCTAGAAACTGCCGTCACTCAATCCGAGGCGGTGGAGGAGCGTCTCAAGGTGGGGCTGGCCACGCTCCCCGATCACCTGCAATCCAAACAGCGCGTCTCGAGAGCGCGCTTCGACCTTGAAGCAGCGCGAAGTGATTCGATCAGCGCCCGCGCCGTGCTTGCCCGCGAGATCGGCCTCCCGGCGGAAGCGTGGATCACGATCGAGCCCCTGCGGGATCTTCCGATTCCCGCCGGTCTCGATGTCGGCGTGGATCAACTCGTGGAGGAGTCGATGTTCACCAGGCCCGATGTCCGCGCCAAGCTGGCCCGCGTTCGCCAGGCCGACGCACGCGTGCGAGAGGCCGAGGCGGCCTTCGCACCGACCATCTCGTTCGCAGGCATGGTCGGCGGCGCCTATCGCGACTACAGCGTTTCGACGCAGCCCGGCGCGCCGTTCCCACCGCTCGATCGGCGCTACACGGCGGGGCTGCCCGACTACTTCCTTGGCCTTCGAGCATCGTGGCTGCTGTTTGACGGCTTCGAGCGGGACTTCGCCCTGCGCCTTGCCAACGCCGAGCGGCGCGCAGCTACCGCTGAACTGGAGTCGCTTCGCCTCGAGATTTCCAGCGAGGTGTGGGCGTCGTACTTCGAGCTTCGCGCGGCACGCGTGCAGCTTCAGTTCGGTGAGGCGCTCCTGACGGCTTCGCAGGAGGCCTACGACTCCGTGTTTCAGAGTTATGTTCAGGGTCTTCGAACGGTAACGGACCTGCTCCAGGCGGAGTCGGACCTCTTTACGGCCCGCTCAACACTGGTGAGAGCCCGCGCCGACCTGCTCGCTGCGGGAGTTCGCCTCTCGTATGCGCTTGGCGACGACCCCCGGACGCCTCGGTGA
- the der gene encoding ribosome biogenesis GTPase Der gives MIPRLAILGRPNVGKSSLFNRLAGRRMSIVDATPGTTRDRIMATIELLPPRPIVKPSDRRRAAKGRRNRAEEAALDAQEALESGAHVPMTGRFVDLIDTGGWGVYVAEGKRFDDAGQDLTALTPDIEAQILAAARGADLILFVVDARTGPLPLDERIVELLRRERLVERVIAVANKVDDGSVESEIAALAKFGFGVPMPVSAKSGRGLAKLRARLLDRVEAIEAQQGAGAPKSGVAGGKRATAKSAASDAATKGGAAALKPGAPAILKPSATLGRGTKARAAAIDAPPEDGAEPESALGEVAVAIVGRRNAGKSSLVNALAGEPRVIVSEIAGTTRDAIDVRFEFDGRVFLAIDTAGVRKRKSWDGDIEYYANLRTQESIRRADVCILLLDAVEKVSQVEKNLAMQLTESYKPTVIAVNKWDLVRRTLKPADYLDYLEQELPGLAFAPIVFVSAAKGQGLRDLVAMCFNLAEQASHRESTGRVNAAVRRILEERGPSSSLGTKAKVFYVSQIAVKPPTLALVVNKPALFEGAYARYLSNRLRDELPFSEVPVRLIFSERRREEWGGDDTPPRSVPSSTSARRAPRAPARKKSR, from the coding sequence GTGATCCCCCGGCTGGCCATTCTCGGGCGACCGAATGTCGGCAAGAGCAGCCTCTTCAACAGGCTTGCCGGACGCCGCATGTCCATCGTCGATGCGACGCCGGGCACCACGCGCGACCGGATCATGGCGACCATCGAGCTCCTGCCGCCGCGGCCGATCGTGAAGCCGTCAGATCGCCGCCGCGCGGCGAAGGGGCGCCGCAATCGAGCCGAGGAAGCGGCTCTTGATGCGCAGGAGGCGCTCGAGTCGGGGGCCCATGTCCCCATGACGGGCCGCTTTGTCGACCTGATCGACACGGGTGGCTGGGGTGTCTATGTCGCCGAGGGCAAGCGCTTTGATGATGCGGGCCAGGACCTGACGGCGCTGACGCCCGACATCGAGGCGCAGATTCTTGCCGCCGCGCGCGGCGCGGACCTGATCCTTTTCGTGGTCGACGCGCGCACCGGCCCGCTGCCGCTTGATGAACGAATCGTGGAGTTGCTGCGGCGCGAGCGGCTGGTCGAGCGCGTCATCGCGGTCGCGAACAAGGTCGACGATGGCTCGGTCGAGTCGGAGATCGCGGCGCTCGCAAAGTTCGGGTTTGGCGTTCCCATGCCGGTGAGCGCGAAGTCGGGCCGCGGTCTGGCCAAGTTGCGGGCGCGCCTTCTCGATCGCGTTGAAGCGATCGAGGCGCAACAAGGGGCTGGCGCGCCGAAGTCCGGCGTCGCCGGGGGCAAGCGAGCCACGGCGAAGAGTGCCGCATCGGACGCGGCGACCAAGGGCGGGGCGGCCGCGCTGAAGCCCGGTGCGCCCGCGATCTTGAAGCCCAGCGCCACCTTGGGCCGCGGAACCAAGGCCCGAGCGGCGGCGATCGATGCCCCGCCCGAAGATGGCGCGGAGCCCGAGAGCGCACTCGGCGAGGTTGCCGTCGCGATTGTCGGCCGTCGGAATGCGGGGAAGAGCAGCTTGGTGAACGCTCTGGCCGGTGAGCCGCGCGTCATCGTGAGCGAGATCGCCGGCACCACGCGCGACGCCATCGATGTCCGCTTCGAGTTCGACGGCCGCGTCTTCCTCGCCATCGACACGGCTGGCGTCCGCAAGCGCAAGAGTTGGGATGGCGACATCGAGTACTACGCCAATCTCAGGACCCAGGAGTCGATCCGCCGCGCCGATGTCTGCATCCTGCTGCTTGACGCCGTCGAGAAGGTGTCGCAGGTCGAGAAGAATCTGGCGATGCAGCTCACCGAGTCGTACAAGCCCACCGTCATCGCGGTGAACAAGTGGGACCTGGTGCGGCGCACGCTCAAGCCCGCCGACTACCTTGACTATCTCGAACAGGAACTCCCGGGGCTCGCCTTTGCGCCGATCGTCTTCGTGAGCGCCGCAAAGGGCCAGGGGTTGCGCGACCTGGTCGCCATGTGCTTCAATCTCGCCGAGCAGGCGTCACACCGCGAGTCGACGGGGCGCGTGAATGCCGCGGTGCGACGAATCCTCGAGGAGCGCGGACCGAGTTCGAGTCTCGGCACCAAGGCGAAGGTCTTCTATGTCTCACAGATCGCCGTCAAGCCGCCGACGCTTGCGCTGGTGGTGAACAAGCCGGCGCTCTTCGAGGGGGCGTATGCGCGCTACCTCTCCAATCGCCTGCGCGATGAACTTCCCTTCAGCGAAGTGCCCGTGCGCCTCATCTTCAGCGAGCGCCGGCGCGAGGAGTGGGGGGGCGACGACACGCCGCCGCGAAGTGTGCCATCATCCACCTCCGCCCGACGCGCCCCGCGGGCGCCGGCCCGGAAGAAGTCCCGATGA
- the gpmI gene encoding 2,3-bisphosphoglycerate-independent phosphoglycerate mutase, which produces MRDGSATTAAAHPRNVPCVLLIRDGWGRNPHPAFDAFNAIKLAKAPVADMLEREWPTTLIRTSGEDVGLPSGPEGPTMGNSEVGHQNIGAGRIVDQELMRITRAIRDHSFERNETIHRAFEHARVEGTRVHLLGLVSDGQVHSDMEHLRALLEVARSIQWPADRLFVHVLTDGRDTAPTAGRDFVRTLESWLAGAGGLSRVGRIATVIGRYWAMDRDHRWERVERAWLCLLGRSALKAMSADAAIEHAYTHPESPSQKGDEFVPPTRIEGVDGAIRDADSVIFFNFRGDRPRELVKAFVLDDSAWSKVKGGGFTREPRPKDLFFATMAEYEEGLPVSLIFPRPAKMSRILGAWISELGLRQFRCAETEKFPHVTFFFNDYREEPFPGETRVIVPSPREVATYDQKPEMSAGLVRDTVLDRLRSAECEALLVVNFANPDMVGHTGNLAAVTRAVEVVDACVGEIVAATLSRGGSLVVTADHGNAEQMIDPATGAPHTAHTNYTVPLSVVGEVFKGRRLRHDGRLADIAPTLLDMMALPQPPEMTGQSLLLS; this is translated from the coding sequence ATGCGCGATGGGAGTGCCACCACGGCCGCAGCTCACCCACGAAATGTCCCCTGTGTTCTCCTGATCCGAGATGGCTGGGGGCGGAACCCGCACCCCGCGTTCGATGCTTTCAACGCGATCAAGTTGGCGAAGGCCCCGGTGGCCGACATGCTGGAGAGGGAGTGGCCCACCACCCTCATTCGTACGAGCGGCGAGGATGTCGGACTCCCTTCGGGTCCGGAGGGTCCCACCATGGGGAACTCCGAGGTCGGTCACCAGAACATCGGCGCCGGTCGGATTGTCGACCAGGAGTTGATGCGTATCACGCGCGCCATCAGGGATCACTCCTTCGAGCGAAACGAGACGATCCACCGGGCCTTCGAACACGCCCGCGTCGAGGGCACCCGCGTGCATCTTCTTGGGCTGGTGAGCGACGGGCAGGTCCACAGTGACATGGAACATCTCCGGGCGCTCCTTGAGGTCGCGAGGTCGATCCAATGGCCCGCCGATCGGCTCTTCGTTCATGTGTTGACCGACGGTCGGGACACCGCGCCGACCGCCGGCCGCGACTTTGTGCGAACGCTTGAGAGCTGGCTTGCGGGAGCGGGGGGCCTTTCGCGTGTCGGTCGAATCGCAACGGTCATCGGACGCTACTGGGCCATGGATCGAGATCACCGCTGGGAGCGCGTCGAGCGCGCGTGGCTCTGTCTGCTCGGGCGCAGTGCGTTGAAGGCCATGAGCGCCGATGCAGCCATTGAGCATGCCTACACCCACCCGGAGTCGCCGTCACAGAAAGGCGACGAGTTCGTTCCACCGACTCGAATCGAGGGCGTTGACGGCGCCATTCGAGACGCTGACTCCGTCATCTTCTTCAACTTCCGCGGCGATCGTCCGCGCGAACTGGTCAAGGCCTTTGTCCTTGATGACTCGGCGTGGTCGAAAGTGAAGGGCGGTGGTTTCACGCGCGAACCGCGACCGAAGGACCTCTTCTTCGCGACGATGGCGGAGTACGAAGAGGGGCTTCCTGTCTCACTCATCTTCCCCCGCCCCGCGAAGATGTCGCGCATTCTCGGAGCGTGGATCTCGGAGCTGGGGCTTCGGCAGTTCCGATGCGCGGAGACGGAGAAGTTCCCCCATGTCACCTTCTTCTTCAATGACTATCGGGAGGAGCCGTTTCCCGGTGAAACCCGCGTCATCGTCCCGAGCCCGCGCGAGGTTGCGACCTATGACCAGAAGCCGGAGATGAGCGCCGGATTGGTGCGTGACACCGTGCTTGATCGCTTGCGATCGGCGGAGTGTGAGGCGCTCCTGGTGGTGAACTTCGCCAACCCTGACATGGTGGGCCACACGGGCAACCTCGCTGCGGTGACTCGCGCGGTAGAAGTGGTCGATGCATGCGTGGGTGAGATTGTGGCCGCGACACTCTCCCGAGGAGGATCGCTGGTGGTGACCGCCGACCATGGCAACGCGGAGCAGATGATCGACCCGGCAACCGGGGCGCCTCACACGGCGCACACGAACTACACCGTGCCGCTCTCGGTCGTGGGCGAGGTGTTCAAGGGAAGGCGCCTTCGACATGATGGTCGGCTGGCGGACATAGCACCGACGCTGCTTGACATGATGGCGCTTCCGCAGCCACCGGAGATGACCGGGCAATCGTTGCTTTTGAGTTAG
- a CDS encoding VCBS repeat-containing protein, with product MPHRAVPIVVSTLAFVLAGAASAQQFQNQTSTRFPVQNFYSNQMTIVDLNNDGHLDIVFADGQGYQTQGAALKPRIYMNDGLGFFADETDARAPGVQGWFRGVEAGDVNDDGWVDLILAQDFNKVPILLINTGNGFFVNETAARLPNIAMSSARAQFGDVDNDGDLDLIFNNSGATNRFGTGQPRIYLNDGSGFFTDATATNFPAGNISQQMDILFCDIDLDFDLDIFVGTRATSPNQSRLWKNNGSGVFTLQAGFPNDSASYSIDVGDIDGDGDLDAISVNGGVSNAELLARNNGGGNSWTNISSSISPNPTVDDNDSRFFDYDNDGDLDLIVGSLGSSERLYNNNGSGFFTQVSGVIPVVSDATLDIKVADLNGDGRLDFVTAQGEAGSFQNKIYINVTGPIDTIAPKIVSMEGVPNGNPLGTPSEKIVRVIIYDSHTSDRGFHDKGIFLHYTATSGCTVIEGQVPMKWVGNNLWRGVIPAMPAGASVSYFVTAIDHADNVGTGPTRDYIEAGPPPVAGDVNGDQLVNGADIALILGNWGGTGEGDLNCDEAVNGADIAIVLGNWGN from the coding sequence GTGCCACACCGAGCTGTTCCGATCGTCGTCTCAACTCTCGCCTTCGTGCTCGCCGGTGCGGCCTCCGCCCAGCAGTTCCAGAACCAGACAAGTACGCGGTTCCCGGTTCAGAACTTCTACTCCAACCAGATGACGATCGTTGATTTGAACAACGACGGTCATCTCGACATCGTCTTTGCTGACGGTCAGGGGTACCAAACCCAGGGGGCCGCGTTGAAGCCGCGCATCTACATGAACGATGGCCTCGGTTTCTTCGCCGACGAAACTGATGCGCGGGCGCCTGGCGTCCAGGGCTGGTTCCGCGGTGTCGAGGCGGGTGATGTGAACGACGATGGCTGGGTCGACCTCATTCTTGCCCAGGACTTCAACAAGGTTCCGATCCTGCTCATCAACACGGGCAATGGGTTCTTTGTGAACGAGACGGCGGCTCGCCTGCCGAATATTGCGATGAGCAGTGCTCGTGCGCAGTTCGGCGATGTCGACAACGACGGCGATCTCGACCTCATCTTCAACAACTCAGGCGCGACGAATCGTTTCGGAACCGGCCAGCCGAGGATCTACCTGAACGATGGGAGTGGCTTCTTCACCGACGCCACCGCCACGAACTTCCCCGCGGGCAACATCTCGCAGCAGATGGACATTCTCTTCTGCGACATCGACCTCGATTTCGATCTCGACATCTTCGTCGGAACCCGCGCGACTTCGCCGAACCAGAGCCGCCTGTGGAAGAACAACGGGTCCGGCGTCTTCACCCTTCAGGCGGGATTTCCCAACGATTCCGCCAGCTACTCGATCGATGTCGGTGACATCGATGGTGACGGCGATCTTGATGCGATCTCCGTCAACGGCGGCGTGAGTAATGCCGAGTTGCTCGCCCGCAACAACGGTGGTGGCAACTCGTGGACGAACATCTCCTCGTCGATCTCGCCGAATCCGACGGTCGATGACAATGACAGCCGTTTCTTCGATTACGACAACGACGGCGATCTCGATCTGATCGTCGGCAGTCTGGGTTCCAGCGAGCGTCTGTACAACAACAATGGTTCGGGCTTCTTCACGCAGGTGTCCGGCGTGATTCCGGTTGTCTCCGATGCGACGCTCGACATCAAGGTGGCGGACCTCAACGGTGATGGCCGCCTCGACTTCGTGACCGCACAGGGAGAAGCTGGTTCCTTCCAGAACAAGATCTACATCAATGTGACGGGGCCGATCGACACCATCGCGCCCAAGATCGTGAGCATGGAGGGTGTTCCGAACGGCAATCCGCTGGGCACCCCGAGTGAGAAGATCGTGCGCGTCATCATCTATGACAGCCACACCAGTGATCGTGGGTTCCACGACAAGGGCATCTTCCTCCACTACACCGCCACCTCGGGCTGCACGGTGATCGAGGGCCAGGTCCCGATGAAGTGGGTTGGAAACAACCTCTGGCGTGGTGTGATTCCAGCGATGCCCGCTGGCGCGTCGGTGTCGTACTTCGTGACGGCCATCGATCACGCAGACAATGTCGGCACCGGCCCGACCCGCGACTACATTGAGGCCGGGCCGCCGCCGGTGGCCGGCGATGTCAACGGAGACCAGCTCGTGAATGGCGCCGATATTGCCCTGATTCTGGGCAACTGGGGCGGCACGGGCGAGGGCGACTTGAACTGTGACGAGGCGGTCAACGGAGCTGATATCGCGATTGTTCTCGGAAACTGGGGCAATTGA
- a CDS encoding YggS family pyridoxal phosphate-dependent enzyme: protein MSETPTLAQPATGPSLRERWESVRSRIADAARRSGRQPGSVLLVVISKSASLDQIRELVQLGQVDFGENRVQQLVQRVPVMDEFVARRRELGGSAASLRWHMVGTLQRNKVRKCIDLVRLIHSVDNLRLAEEIQVATLRRENRDPKNAPTEPVEVLIEVNVAGEKSKQGAAPAAVRHLIDQIDTMVNLRVRGLMCMAPLEGGLDAARRTFERCRELYEDVRRAGAGGESFDILSMGMSGDFEAAIEFGANVVRVGSAIFGAPAQPDEADEG, encoded by the coding sequence ATGAGTGAAACCCCGACCTTGGCTCAACCGGCCACCGGGCCTTCGCTCCGCGAGCGTTGGGAGTCCGTGCGCTCGCGCATCGCCGATGCCGCGCGACGCAGCGGTCGACAACCCGGGTCGGTGCTTCTGGTGGTCATCAGCAAGAGCGCCTCGCTCGACCAGATTCGCGAACTGGTGCAGCTCGGACAGGTGGACTTCGGTGAGAATCGGGTCCAGCAGCTCGTTCAGCGGGTGCCGGTGATGGATGAGTTCGTTGCGCGGCGCCGCGAACTTGGTGGCAGCGCCGCGTCCCTTCGTTGGCACATGGTGGGCACGCTCCAGCGCAACAAGGTGCGCAAGTGCATCGACCTGGTGCGACTGATTCACTCCGTCGACAATCTCCGTCTGGCCGAGGAGATCCAAGTGGCCACCCTGCGTCGGGAGAACCGCGATCCGAAGAACGCCCCCACGGAACCAGTGGAGGTGCTGATCGAAGTCAATGTCGCTGGCGAGAAGAGCAAGCAGGGTGCCGCGCCGGCAGCCGTGCGTCACCTGATCGACCAGATCGACACCATGGTCAATCTTCGCGTCCGCGGACTCATGTGCATGGCACCGCTCGAGGGCGGGCTCGACGCGGCGCGCCGCACCTTTGAGCGCTGCCGCGAGCTTTATGAAGATGTCCGTCGCGCGGGGGCGGGTGGCGAGAGCTTCGACATTCTCTCGATGGGCATGAGCGGCGATTTCGAGGCCGCCATCGAGTTCGGTGCCAATGTTGTGCGGGTCGGCAGCGCCATCTTCGGTGCCCCCGCTCAACCCGACGAGGCCGACGAGGGTTGA
- a CDS encoding nucleoside deaminase: MRRAVELAAHGVDAGHGGPFGCVIARGEEIVGEGWNQVVSSNDPTAHGEVVAIRAAAARLGRFSLAGCDLFTTGEPCPMCLGAIHWARIDAVHFALSAADIAAIGFDDRAFYEELAKPREARVLPVHAVSEELRQTAREVACRWLARSDRVPY; encoded by the coding sequence ATGCGGCGAGCCGTTGAACTGGCAGCGCATGGAGTCGACGCTGGTCATGGCGGCCCGTTCGGGTGCGTGATTGCGCGGGGCGAGGAGATCGTCGGCGAGGGATGGAATCAGGTCGTCTCTTCCAACGATCCGACCGCGCACGGCGAAGTGGTCGCCATTCGCGCGGCGGCGGCGCGTCTCGGTCGATTCTCGCTCGCCGGTTGCGATCTCTTCACCACCGGCGAGCCATGTCCGATGTGCCTCGGCGCCATCCATTGGGCCCGGATCGATGCCGTGCACTTCGCGCTCTCCGCGGCCGACATTGCGGCGATCGGCTTCGATGACCGCGCGTTCTATGAAGAGCTGGCGAAGCCGCGTGAGGCGCGCGTGCTGCCGGTGCATGCCGTGAGCGAGGAGCTCCGGCAGACCGCCCGGGAAGTTGCGTGCCGCTGGCTGGCCAGAAGCGACCGCGTGCCGTATTGA